The proteins below come from a single Dehalobacter sp. genomic window:
- a CDS encoding helix-turn-helix transcriptional regulator, which translates to MTKNVVNRRLKGLMAENGVTIPELAKKMGISRSSLSRKINGRQTWYAYEICFITKYFGFSEFKNVFPELYNSVLTREAV; encoded by the coding sequence GTGACGAAAAATGTCGTCAACAGAAGACTTAAAGGGCTCATGGCTGAAAACGGGGTAACAATTCCTGAGCTGGCTAAAAAAATGGGTATATCCAGAAGCTCACTTTCAAGAAAAATTAACGGCCGCCAAACCTGGTATGCTTATGAGATATGCTTTATTACTAAATATTTTGGGTTTTCTGAGTTTAAAAATGTTTTTCCGGAGCTGTATAACTCGGTTCTGACAAGGGAGGCAGTTTAA
- a CDS encoding DUF739 family protein, with the protein MEKNKNKPYMALKGKIVEEGHTYKSLAAAIGRTPKFISNRVSGKVDFSMDDLGVIASALNIEPLEMCKYFFPTAYKAGKGNVVYEGSCRQQAAPA; encoded by the coding sequence ATGGAAAAAAACAAAAACAAGCCGTATATGGCATTAAAGGGCAAAATTGTTGAAGAAGGCCATACTTACAAAAGCCTAGCTGCCGCCATAGGGAGAACTCCTAAATTTATTTCTAATAGAGTTAGTGGGAAGGTTGATTTTTCTATGGATGATTTGGGGGTAATTGCTTCGGCGCTCAATATTGAGCCTCTAGAAATGTGTAAGTATTTTTTCCCGACAGCCTATAAGGCGGGGAAGGGCAATGTAGTTTATGAGGGGAGCTGCCGGCAGCAGGCTGCTCCAGCATAG
- a CDS encoding retropepsin-like domain-containing protein — MINLKFDEYLKYQHNSPPVPVLQVRFVFNQQHPPFFLPMVVDSGAFCTTLPMSIATGLNLDLSTAQDINFSTPGGNGIGKKIENVRIEISKKIIYGPVMFNPLMDNQPYGLLGREGIFDKIKIAFRESHCKMFLSHTS; from the coding sequence ATGATTAATCTTAAATTTGACGAGTATTTAAAGTATCAACATAACAGCCCTCCTGTACCAGTTTTACAGGTTCGTTTTGTTTTTAATCAACAACATCCACCATTTTTTTTGCCTATGGTGGTTGATTCTGGCGCTTTTTGTACCACCTTACCTATGAGTATAGCGACTGGTCTTAATTTAGATTTATCAACTGCCCAAGATATAAATTTTAGCACTCCAGGTGGCAATGGGATTGGTAAAAAAATTGAAAATGTTAGAATAGAGATCAGTAAAAAAATAATATATGGACCTGTTATGTTTAATCCTTTAATGGACAACCAACCTTACGGTCTTTTAGGAAGAGAGGGGATATTTGATAAAATAAAAATAGCATTCCGTGAAAGCCACTGCAAAATGTTTTTGTCACACACATCATGA
- a CDS encoding helix-turn-helix domain-containing protein, whose translation MEELLTKNELCKWLKISSMTAYRWRKEGMPFIQHGNVIRYDKAKVTEWLEKKNGNK comes from the coding sequence ATGGAAGAATTGTTGACGAAGAATGAATTATGTAAATGGCTGAAGATCAGCAGCATGACTGCCTACAGGTGGCGTAAAGAGGGAATGCCATTTATCCAACACGGCAATGTAATTCGCTACGATAAGGCCAAAGTAACAGAATGGCTGGAAAAGAAGAATGGAAACAAGTAA
- a CDS encoding helix-turn-helix domain-containing protein, whose product MDNFYTPQEVADKLKVNIRTLYRWIREGKLKAVKIGELWRISETELNKLLQGDK is encoded by the coding sequence ATGGATAATTTTTATACTCCGCAAGAAGTGGCTGACAAGCTAAAGGTTAATATCCGGACCTTGTATAGATGGATACGTGAAGGTAAATTAAAAGCTGTCAAAATTGGAGAGCTATGGCGTATCTCTGAAACAGAGTTGAACAAGCTGCTCCAGGGTGATAAATAA